A genomic region of Zea mays cultivar B73 chromosome 6, Zm-B73-REFERENCE-NAM-5.0, whole genome shotgun sequence contains the following coding sequences:
- the LOC542384 gene encoding late embryogenesis abundant protein EMB564: MASGQESRKELDRKAREGETVVPGGTGGKSVEAQEHLAEGRSRGGQTRREQLGQQGYSEMGKKGGLSTTDESGGERAAREGVSIDESKFTK; this comes from the exons ATGGCGTCAGGTCAGGAAAGCAGGAAGGAGCTGGACCGCAAGGCCCGCGAGGGCGAGACCGTCGTCCCCGGCGGGACCGGCGGCAAGAGCGTCGAGGCCCAGGAGCACCTCGCCGAAG GGCGCAGCCGCGGAGGCCAGACTCGCAGGGAGCAGCTGGGGCAGCAGGGGTACAGCGAGATGGGGAAGAAGGGCGGTCTGAGCACCACGGACGAGTCCGGCGGCGAGCGCGCCGCCAGGGAGGGCGTCAGCATCGACGAGTCCAAGTTCACCAAGTAG